In Mustela nigripes isolate SB6536 chromosome 9, MUSNIG.SB6536, whole genome shotgun sequence, the sequence ATGAGATAGTGCACCGGCAAAGCGTTTAGCACAGAGCTAGCTAAAAAAGTCACAGCCACTGGTCACAAGCCCTTTGTCCAAACATGTAcattctgcctctgctgccccaGGGCTGAAGGAATCCCCAGGATGTAGAAGTCGCATTGGCTTGGGCATCAGGAAGTGTAGGTGGAAATTCCGATACTATTaattcactgtgtgaccttgggtaagtcacatCCCCTTCCTGGGGCTCAGACTCTCCAAGTGGTAAAACAAGAATGTTCCTTAACCTTTCGAAGGTGGGCATTTGTGAAACGTAGGTCTTTCCCAGGAGAAAACCACAGATACACAGAAATTTTGGCATATAAAGCCGGAGCAGGGGTAGTTTCTACTGACCCCCTGAATTGTATGCATGGCCCACAAGTCCCAGGTGGGATTAGATGGAGTAGAGGACTTGTCATGAGAGCAGCAGTGGTTGTGGAAGTAGTACTAAGACCTAACACTGAGTGCTTGCTGGATGCTGGGTACTGAGCACTGGGGACTAAGCACTGAGCACAGTGCTTAGAGAGATCACCTCATTTACACTCACAACTGCCCCAGGAGGTGGCCGGTGTTGGGGCAGGCGGAATAACGGTCCCCCTAAGATATCCACCTCTACCTGCTGGAGCCCGTAAAAATGTTAGCCTCATCCGGCAAAAGGTCCTTTGCGGATGTGACTAACCGACAGCTCTTGAAATGGGGAGATTTTCCTGAATTACCTGGGTGGGCCCaatataatcacaagggtccttgtaAGAGGGAAGCAAGGGGGTCAGAGGGATGAAGGACAAGATGAtgacaaaagcagagagaaggggatgtGATGACAGCAGCAGAGGTCAGATTGAGACATGGACACTGGCCAAGGAACGCAGGAAACTTCTGGAAGATGGCAAAGGTAAGGAAATGGATCTCCCCTACAGCTTCTGGAAGGAATGCAGCACGGCTGACTTATTttagacttctgacttccagaactgtaaggtaatacatttctattgtttgaagGCAAAGAGTTTAtcgtaatttgttacagcagcaatgtgAGATACAACTATTGTCCCCAGTTTATGGGGGAAGTCATGGGCCCAAGGTCACTCAGTTAGTTCGTGATACACTAGGCTTCAAACTCATCGTGGTCTCTCTCCAAGGGCCCTTCTGGATCCAGAGGAGTGGATTCCAGAGCTCTGGGAGATCGGGtagaggggagcagcaggaatgGAAGGAGGGGGGCGCCGGATGGACAGATCAGGGTGCTCTGTAGTGGGGGTTCGTCCCGTCCAGGGCTTTGCCCTCTGCAGCCTCCCCTCCTCAGGCTAATCACCTTCACGACCAGTCCCTTTTCCCAAACAGCATCAAAGCGGCTCCCGCTGGGGAAGTACAGGGTTCCTTGGCCATGAAACATGCCGTCCTTCATTTCCCCGACATATTTCGTTTTAGTCGGGAGGATGTACTCAGCGTCGCCCTCCATCCTGCGAGGACAAAGGGAAATCAGTGGACTGGGCAGAGCCGCGGGAGGATCAGAGCGGGCAGGCACAGCAGAGCAAGTGGGAACCTCATTCTCGGGGCCCTCAGGGGTTACTGTCCCAGTAATATTCTGTTAGAAAACAATGTTTTTGTTTCCCTCAAAAACGcaaaaatgaggggcgcctgggtagctcagtgggctaaagcctctgctttcagctcaggtcatgatcccagggtcctgagttcgagccctgcatcgggctaactgctcagcagggagcctgcttcccctcctttctctctgcctgcctctctgtctacttgtgatctctgtctgtcaaataaataaaataaaatctttaaaaaaatgcaaaaatgagaGGGTCTGTGTTGtgatggtgggggatggggcacaGAGTTTTGTTGGTTTGTCTTCGCCTTCACCTAGAGGGTGTCCTGGGGTTCTCACATCCCATAACACAGCCCTTGGTAGGTCCAGAGAGGGGAGGGAtgtgcccaaagccacacagtaaACACTGGGAAGCAGAGACTCGGCCAGTTTTCCTGGCAGCTGGTTTTGTGTCCTCCCTGTCCCCCATGAAcagcccacccctgccctttACAGCACTTGTAGGTAATGGGAAAAGGATGAAATTCAGACAGGGGGCATAGGTTTGAATCGTACTTCACCATTTCCTAGATGTATTATCTTGGAGACTTtcttaaaccttttattttttccctccttccttccttccctccttccttttttccaaCAAATCCTTACAGAGCATCTGCTCCATATCAGCACCTACCACACATGCTGAGTCTGGTCTGCTGGGTACAACAAGGTCACAGCAGTGATCAAGGCATCCCTGCCATCAAGGGGATTCACGGTCTAGTGGGCAACACAATTAAGCAATTGCAGAATATGTGGGACTTGCcatggagggggaagcaggtctcTACAGGAGCCCAGGCCAAGGAAGCCCAGCTTGACCAGCTGACCACTTACTTCATGTGTGAAGTGGCTGAGATTAATGCCCAAGATAATGTATAACCCAGATAATGTATAATGATTTTCCTAGTAAAGGGCCCGACATCTGGTAAGTGCTGAAGAAGTAAcctttcctccatttcttcattcctGTATTCCTTCCCTGTTCTTCCCCTGCTGGCTAGAAGTCATCTCCTCTAACTCTGAACTTCTTTAGGCTTTTGTTTGTATGTCTGTTGGATGCTTAGCACTTTCTGCCGTGCGTTGGAATTGTATTTCTCATATTCCCTATTTAATTAAAGGTCTGGAGAGGAAGACCTTGGTGTCCTCAGTTCTCAGAATCATGATTCTGTGTAAACAGGTGCCCTGTAAACAGCTACTGCATCAGGAGTGAAGGGAACTGACCGAGGGGATGAAGGAAGATGCCACTGGGGCACAGGCCCCGAGCAAAAGAGTGCTGTGGTCAGACAATGTGGCACAATTTCTGAGCAATGCAGACCTACAGCCACCAAACCTGAGCACAGGCCACCTCCgtgcctgtgtgaccttgggccagttccTTTGCCTCTCTGAACCTGAGtttctcatccgtaaaatggggataatgacaaCACTCCTCTTCTTGAGATAATTAGATGAAATAATAGCTATGGAACAATAGCAGAATGCCTCAAATAGAGTAAGAGTCCTATTGTGTTCACTGTTGTCTTTATTCTCCTGCAAGACATGAGAGGTAAGAGAAtgccttttctcctttatgtGTTTACTTGAAATCACATCTACCATTTCTGTCTCCATCAAAACCCTTCTCAGAGATTAGACGCcgttcccttttttttaaactgcaaacTGGATATCAGTGCTCAAACCTTCTACAGACGTCTCCAGCTCATCCCAAATGAAATTTATCCTCTTTTCCTCCAAAGTGGACCCTCCTCAGAGTTCTCAGTTTCCACAAATGACATCAGAATCATCCAGGTTCAAAGCCAAGAGCTAGGCACTGAGCTGGGACTGGAGGCACTCTCTGAGTGGGACTGGGAACCTATCAGTTGCCAAGTCCTGGCAATGAAAATTCCCAAACTTCTACATCTACATCTTTCTTTCCtgcagccctcccccacccccccgcttcTGCTTTGGTCCAAGGTCCTGGACTTTTACTAGGACAACCATGGGCTCTGACTTGATCTCCCCATCTCtactctgcttccctctctccttcttttctttcccttctcttcctctctctcatttttcctcccatttttcttttatttgctcaAGACAAAAGCCTTCATTATAAATTAAAGGtagtttaaaagaacaaagatatAAAGACTCCAATCCATAGTGAGGATACACTTATGATATCTcaaatttaattcattcattcattcagccaacatttactgagtacataGTGTATGCACTATGAAGAGGgatacagaaatgaaacaaattagaTTTCCTAATGCCCAGCCCTACCAAGAATCTATCTATCAGTGGCTCCCCCACCCATAAAATTATGCACAGTACTCAGATCTCTCTATGCCAGACATAGACCCACCCTTCcagctctggctctctctctcctctagaTATGTCCAACACTCCAGTCACACTGAACTGCCTGCTCTTCCACTTGTAAATCCTCTAAACTATtgcccatgctgttccctctgcctggaaacaTTCTTCACCCTGCATCTCTACCCACCTAAATCCCACCCAATCTTCAGGGCCCATCTCAAGTATtttctcctccagaaagccttcaaGGACTGCACCAACTGGATGTGTCCTCTGTAGGAGCTCAGTAGCAGGGCTCCATAGAAGAAAACACATGAGCTTTCGAGTCAGACCTGGGTTGTGATCCCTCATCTGCCCAACACCAACTCGTACTTTGAGTAAGTTACACAGTTAttctgagcctcacttttcccatctgcaaaatgaggataatatccACCTcatagggttgctgtgaggaaGGGAAGATTCGGGCAAAGCCACTATCTgaaattatcttttcatttctttgtttattggCAATACACCAACTAGACTGTAACCTCCATGACAGTAAGGATCTTGcttgacattttttaatatttttaccccCATATCTAAAACTGGCAGATAGCAAACACACAAGTATATATGGAATGAATATACCTCAGCTCTGCTGCTTATCAGATATGTGTCCTTGAGCAAGATACTTTACTTCACTGGGCCTCATTTTCCtgaactgtaaaatgggaataatcaagCCTACGTGAAGGGTTGTCCTGAAGGTTAAAAGGAATAAAGTTTGTGATAGTGTCTGGTACAAAGTCCTTTGCAAATGCGAAAAAGCAGCCGTCTTTTCCCAATCACAAATACTCAAGACATAGTGAATCAGATGAGGCCCTTACCTCCCGTCTACATATTCCCCAATATATTGGCTTCCTGTGTACTCCATGGCGCCAGCCTCTAGCCTCCAGCCCTTGGGATCCCAGAGTCTCAGTGCGTCGCGTCTCACCAGGACAACCAAGAAGGGCGGGGCCTAAGCAAAGCCCCGCCCCCAGCGCCTGCCGACCTTCCAGACACTGCGCACGCTCTGTGGCTCGCGGTTGGGCAGAGCAGTGCGCCTGCGTGGCCGGCTGCGCAGGCGCAGGCGTGAGGTGGCCCTTGGCGGTCGAAAGGGGAATTCAAGGAGACGGGGGCGACGCGGCTGCGGGCGCCTCCTCGGGTTTGGGGCTGCCGCCATCATGCCGGGGATAGTGGAGCTGCCTACTCTGGAGGATCTGAAAGTGCAGGAGGTGAGGCTCGTTCGGAAGCCAGGCGAGCGGGGCATAGGGCTGCAGCTTTTCGGGCCTGGGCCCAAGCCTGCTTCGTCTCACTAGACTGTGGGCCCCGGCTTCCCCCACGCAGTGCCCCCCCAACACAAACACAGGTCGCTTCCCGGACTCCCCCTCCTCACCTCCGGGAATCGCCTCACCCCAAGCCCATCATGCAGTGGCTCTGTAGCGCTTTCCTTTCCAAACCCACCGTGACCCCCAACGATCTGCTTGTCATTGACGTGAATAATAGTGGTACTTTTTCTGAAGCACCAGCCAGGGCCACTTTACTTACTTTAATGGCACGGAATACTTAACCCTTTCCGCGAAGGGAGTATGCAACCCCGGGTGCTCGCAGCCGAGCGCGAGAGAGACAGTCGCTTCCAGGTGGCCTCATCCTTACCGTGTTGGAGTGGAACTAGGAAGAGGAAGCAGCAAGAGGAGATGGTACTGGAGAGTGGAGTTGCGCACAGCCCTGGGAGGGTGTTTGGGAATAGGACACTTAAGGCACTCATTTATTTAGGAGGATATCATTGAATAATTGCCGTATACATACACACCAGAATAAGAGGtatggtccctgccctcacagagcttgtAATCTAACGGGGAGACAGACATAAAGAGGCAGTTGCAGTACAGTGGCATTTGTGCTATGAAGTGAAGACAAGACAGTATATACAGATTATTGCAAATACAGCCACGCCTTGTCTAGATGTCAGGCAGGATGCCCCTTAATTACTTTACATCCACGAATACATCACATTCTGCCAGCAGCCTATGATCTAGGGTATTCTTGGTTTCTTCCTGTGAAAGGTGAGAAAACAGGCCTTGGGAGTAGAAGTCATTCGCCCAAGGTCATGTGGTTTAGTAGGCGGTGGAGCTGGACTGTGAATCCAGGTCTGAGTTTAACACCCATGCTTTTAAACTCTTGTATTACGGGCAAAAGCTGAAGGGAGTGAGAAGGCATAGCAGGATGTTTTGTGTCTGGGAGACAGGTGCTCTTTGATGTGATTCTAGGGTTGTGGGAAGCTCAGTTGTTGCTAAGCCTGGAGATAGGTACCTCAGACTGGTAGGAGTGGGAAGCAGCTTCTCCAAGGCCAGacttattttataagtgagggtggtggggagaggtggaAGGTTTTAAGGCAGAAGAGTGTCATGGCAGGCCGGGATAGTAGAAAGACTAGGCTGCATAAAAGGAGAAGGAGGGCAACACTAAAAATGATGTGCCAGAAGTTATAGCCCAGAAGTTAAGGGTTTTACTTTCATGACTTCACTTCATCTTAGGTGCCTGTGAGAATGGCAACTGTTGTTTTTCGCAGATGAAGGGCTTTTTGCTACGTTCAGGGACTTTAAAGTAAAGTGATATTTATTAAGTGGTGGCCTCCAGTGTTCAGTCTTTGGTTTCTTGTCCCACAGTGAAGCTGGGTTAGCCTGAGACTGCTGGATTTTTCATGGGAGCTTTAATTTGATTCAGCAAACACCCGAGGTTCTACTTCTGCAAATATTCTGTATCTGGAATAAATTTGCTGTTAGTGTTTATACAGTTGAATTGAAATACAGATAATTACATAAATCACTAAAATAGAAGACAAAGTGATTAAGTGCTATGGAAGAGGAGCAGACGTAGTTTAGGAGAAGAGAGCAGGATTTAAAGTTGGATCTAAATTCCAGGCCTGACTGCTTGGTTACCTTGATTAGTCACTTGGAGTATTTGCAGacatagttattttatttgtaagatgAAATGATTCCAGCTAGCTCTATACTTCTCTGAGGCTgtaaagggaagagagaaagcccTTCTCGGGCATAATGTGAGACTTGGCTAAATGGTATTTGAAGAATAGCATTTATAGGCCGAGATGGAGAAATGGGCTTTAAGCGAGGGTTAGATCTGAGTGAAGGTAAGGAGATGGGAAAATGCAGGGGTCCACTGATGAGTTCTGGGGACCATGAGTTCAGTGTTCTGAGATAGCAGCAAGTCCCTTTGTGGAAGCATCTTGGGTGAGAAGGCTGGATCCAGAGGCTTTAAATACCCCGTGAAAAGTTTAGGCTTTGTTCAGCTGTTAAGCCTGAGTCCTTCCAGGGCTTTGTTGCTAATTTGTTTTAATGGAGTATGATAAGAATTGTCTTTTAGGTAGATCCCTCTGGCAGCTCTGTGAAGAATGGattgaagagaggaaaagaaaagcaagattaGTTTTAGTGGCTGTTGAAATAATGAGGAGGCTATGAATGACCTCAGCATAATTGGGGACTGCTCACAGAATGAAAGAACAGATTTATCTGGAAGTCATCAGACGCAGCAGTGACTTAGGTATCATAGGCAGGAAAGGTTGAAGAGTCTGTCAGATTTGTGACCTGACAGTGGGGCTGAGGAAGCCAGAGGGAGCAGATTTGATAGACAAATTAAACACGTTTTGGACCTTGTTTTCTTTGGAGTTATAACACATCCCTGTGGAAGAAGCATTCAGAAGCTTAGGCTGGAAACTCCTTGTACACATTGACAGTTTTGAGcagaaataatagctaatatttatgatatgctaggcactgttcttaatatttttatatgtgttaaCTCCTTGAAATCCTTAATAGTCCTATCAAATAAGGActattatttcccattttccacAAATTAAGTAAAATGGAAGGCACAGCATGATAAAGACTGTAGAAAGAGGTGCAGACATGGTTTAAGGAAGAGAGCCGGACTGGAAGATTGGGTGTagattttaagactttttctgcCTCCCTTTCCACACCTGCAGACTGTATAGACCTGCTGTATGGGGGGGCTGTCATGAGGGTAAATGAGGAAGATGCTGGAACTCTGTGTTCTTTGAGACAAAGGGAGCTGAATGAATTTGAGAGGGTATTCACAGTAAGCAGCTGTGAAAAGGTGTTGTTTCTGTTGGAACTCATCAGACTTCGTGAAGAAGCAGGTGAGGGGAGATGGTGGCATCCAAAGTCCTTTGCCCTCTCAGTGAAGGTAATGTAAGACAGAAAGGACTGACTGAAGGTCACGGTCTGTGAATTCCAGTTCTGCAGTTGCCACTGACCTGCTGTGTCATCTTGAGCACATCTCTTTCCCCAGGAAAGAGATTCGGTGAGTggttattgtgttttattttcctgtgacAGAGCGTATTTTATACGCTCAACAACATGGGTGTGCCTGGATTTTGGAAAAGACCTCTACATTGGTAGGAAAGTCAGGCAAAGAATGCAGTAACTTTTTTGGGCACGATAGCTGTGAAGGCATTTGAAAAGTCTTTAAGGCATTTGTCAAGGAAGTAAATATAactgacttaatttttaaaatatattaagtttttaaaaatttgaatcttgatttttgttttttaaattttatttatttatttgacacagagagagaccacaagtaggcagagaggtaggcggggggtgggggggagcagtctccctgatgagcagagagcccgatgtggggctcgatcccagggccctgagatcatgacctgagccacccaggtgccctgatttttcttttctttttttttaagagagggagcatgagtgcaTGTATgcacagaggaggggcagatggagaggaagagagaatgccaagcaggctccacgtctggtgcagagcctgacatggggttcgatcccacaatcctgagatcatgacctgagccaagatcaagagttgggtgcctAATCGACTAGGCCACCTATACGCCCCTGTCTTGATTTTTATTCTCTCAGCTCTTTACAGGTAATACAGCAAACAAGAGTATTCCCCTCAATAACCTAAATAAGCTCTTACTATAAAAAACTGTAATACAAAATCTTAGAGATTTTTAAACGAATTTATTAGAGTTGTCTTGCAGACTTTACTTTTATCAtaagtttgtttttgctttgataATTATAGCAAGTGGAATATTAGTAGGCATTGTCCTTTGTTCTCCTCTTCCTATAGTGTGTAGATGAATTACTCTTCATCTTTCCTTGCCATTTATTGTATTAATAACTTAACCTAAGCTATGtgaaattcataaaaaataaaattataggggcacctgggtgttacattcagttaagcatctgattcagtttcagctcaggtcatgatctcagggttgtgagatagagccctgtggggctccgcactcagtagggagtctgcttgagactctccctgcctctcccctccatgtgcactctctctctctctctctaaaacaaataaatctttaaagcataaatcaaatttataaaatttttagcataaaaataattataacattatTCTTACATAAGAATccttagtaaatatttacaaatcaaatcCAGTAATATCTTACAGTGTAATACACTATGGCAGACTAGATTTTATTCTATCTATAATGGGAGAGTTTTAGAAAATCTGTTAGTGCTCTATACTTAcagattaatgaaaaaaaaaaacaaccctgaaatTTTCAGTCTTTCCAGAAAGGACAGTAAAAACAAAGCTAGTTCAGATTAGAAGGAAACTTCCTTTCTGAGGAATATCCGAAGAACTGTATCCCAGACAACAGTGACAGATGTTGAACGAAACTGTGCTTTAAAGTCTAGAAAAAGGCAAGAGTGCCTATTGCCATCACTGTTCATCTGTTTAGTCAAAGCAATAAGAtagggaaaaaggaggaaaaaaaagattcaaatatcAGAGAGGAAGGGTGGTAGTTTTTActtataaatggaagtttttcCTCCTAATTGTCATTAGTTTTGTATCAGAGCTGAGTTCAGAAAGATCTGGCTAGAGAGGAGATAACAGTATACAAACAAGCAGTAACGAATTTGAAaatctaatagaaaaaaatatcctATTAAGtgtatgaaaaatgttaaaatattctgaaattaaacaAGAAATGTGCAAGGTTTCTATATGACTGAAGCCCTGATTTTAACCAAAGAGCATAAGAATGACCTGAAGAAGAGAAGGGA encodes:
- the MORN5 gene encoding MORN repeat-containing protein 5 isoform X3, encoding MEYTGSQYIGEYVDGRMEGDAEYILPTKTKYVGEMKDGMFHGQGTLYFPSGSRFDAVWEKGLVVKVSLSSPIWTHLEKSPRAVTTVEMASTTRPRG